TAATCGGAAACAATCTGGAGGTTGCCAGAGAGGTTGGTATCAGCGATACAAAGATAAAAGTGATTTTGTTTGCCTGCCTCGGCTTTGTAGCCGGACTCTGTGCCGTATGCTTTATGCTGACATACGGTTCCATTCCGCCAAGCACCGGCGCTAAATATGAGTTTTACGTAAATGCCGGAACAGTCATCGGCGGATGCAGCGTCTACGGCGGAAAAGGATCGATCGTCGGATCCCTGATCGGTACGGCGGTGATGACGATCGTTCAGTTTTCACTGCGTTCTCTCGGCGTCGCGCCGGGTTATCAGAATACGGTGCTGGGAGCCATACTGCTCCTGGTTATCCTGATCGATACTGTGAAAGAAAAGAAAAAGATGTAAGCGGGGGAGGCAGTCATATGAAAGAAGATTATATTCTGGAAATGAAGCATATTACCAAGAGGTTCGGCAATTTTACCGCCCTTGAGGATATGAACATTTCTGTAAAACGCGGAGAAATACATGCCATATGCGGAGAAAACGGGGCAGGAAAATCGACTCTCATGAAGGTTCTCCATGGCTATTACCCCTATGGTACATACGAGGGCGAGATCCGCATGGATGGACAGCTTTTGTGTTCCGCCAACACTACGGATTCACAGAGGGCGGGTATCGCCATGGTTTATCAGGAGATCAACTGCCTCGGCACGCTGACGGTCTCGGAGAATATTTTCTCCTCAAAGATGATGTACAACAAACTGGGGCTTGTGGATTACAAGGCAATGCATAAGGAATGTGAGAAGGTGTTTCAGGCTGTCGGTCTGGACATTGACCCGAGGACGCTTATGGGAAAACTGAATACAAGCCAGCAGCAGCTTGTGATGTTTGCCAAGGCCGTCAGGGAGAACGCCCGGCTGATCATCCTGGACGAACCGACATCTTCCATCACCAAGATGGAAGTAGACCATATGATGGAAGTGGTGCGCAGTCTCCAGAAAGACGGCATCACCTTCCTGTACATCAGTCATAAGATGGACGAGATCTTTGCGCTGGCAGACAGATGTACCGTGATTCGCGACGGCAAAAGTATCGGCACCATGGCCAGAGAAGAATTCAGTCTCGGCACCATCATCTCCATGATGGTGGGCAGGGATATCGGCGACGTGTATCCGAAGCGGACACCGAAGATCGGAGGAGAAAAACTGAGGATTGAGAATCTGACCATTCCGCATAAGCGGGTGAAGGGAAGAAATGTGGTCGACAACGTATCTTTCAGGCTGAATAAGGGAGAGATTCTCGGTCTCGCCGGAATGGTGGGCGCAGGGAGAAGTGAAATCTGCAACGGAATCTACGGGGCGTTAAAACGCACCTCCGGAACGTTTTTTATCGACGGAAAAGAGGTGGTTATCAACAGCGTAAGAGACGCTATGAGAAACGGCATCTCTCTGCTTTCCGAGGACCGGCATGAGAGCGGACTATTCCTGCAGGATAAGACGGTGAAGAATAATCTGACGGCATCTATTCTGCCGCGGCTGAGGCAGGGCATATTTCTGTCCGGACCCAAAGTAACGGCAGCTTCCGGCAAAATGATGACGGAGCTGCAGATCAAGGCGGAGAGCATGGACAGCCGTATCACCTCCCTCTCCGGAGGAAATCAGCAGAAAGTGTCCCTCGGGAGATCGCTGCTGGCAGAACCGGATATCCTGCTGCTGGATGAGCCGACACGCGGTGTTGACGTAGGTACCAAGAATCAGATCTACCATCTGATCTATCAGCTGGCGGACGCCGGTATTTCCATCATCGTGATATCCTCGGAGCTGCCGGAGCTCTTAAATATCTGTGACCGGTTCCTGGTTATCGCGGAGGGAACGATCAAGGGAGAGATGAATCGCGAGGA
The Ruminococcus gauvreauii genome window above contains:
- a CDS encoding sugar ABC transporter ATP-binding protein — its product is MKEDYILEMKHITKRFGNFTALEDMNISVKRGEIHAICGENGAGKSTLMKVLHGYYPYGTYEGEIRMDGQLLCSANTTDSQRAGIAMVYQEINCLGTLTVSENIFSSKMMYNKLGLVDYKAMHKECEKVFQAVGLDIDPRTLMGKLNTSQQQLVMFAKAVRENARLIILDEPTSSITKMEVDHMMEVVRSLQKDGITFLYISHKMDEIFALADRCTVIRDGKSIGTMAREEFSLGTIISMMVGRDIGDVYPKRTPKIGGEKLRIENLTIPHKRVKGRNVVDNVSFRLNKGEILGLAGMVGAGRSEICNGIYGALKRTSGTFFIDGKEVVINSVRDAMRNGISLLSEDRHESGLFLQDKTVKNNLTASILPRLRQGIFLSGPKVTAASGKMMTELQIKAESMDSRITSLSGGNQQKVSLGRSLLAEPDILLLDEPTRGVDVGTKNQIYHLIYQLADAGISIIVISSELPELLNICDRFLVIAEGTIKGEMNREEASEEAIMQYAVQ